A portion of the Paenibacillus marchantiae genome contains these proteins:
- a CDS encoding MMPL family transporter produces MSKLRNPRTLSLILWILITVVSVMTMPDFGQLVKEKGEISIPETAQSQIAATMMKDMDKDSGNTYSIIAVFNSGEGAQALTKQQKTEIESVLSNLKNQEKQLNIETLTTHLDGEEQADRLISEDETTILTQITVTKDEDIPLSEVVSQLNEATAISDVNTYLTGADLIGDDFGKSIEDGVQKTEIIAVIFILVILIIIFRSPIIPVISLLTVGISYVVSLAIVGHLVDMFNFPFSNFTQVFMVVILFGIGTDYNILLYTRFKEELSRQGGDVLLATKTTFRTAGRTVLYSGIAVFIGFLALMLAKFQLYQATSSVAFAVAVLIVVLNTLNPFFMVVLGKKMFWPSRKFEGHADSRLWGFLSRNAASRPVLAIIFVAVISIPFLFSYSNRLSYNDLFEVNNNYTSKQGINLIMDHYPPGFSAPTTLVVQSKQSMDNQTFLKALDDLTDKVFKMDGVSVVYSVTRPTGTKIKELYINDQADELNQGIGKANNGLGTINEGLSSAAGQLQSSNDLSDVQQLIDGTSQLQEGVAALGKAMNQVTVGLNDGRKGADTLKNGLATLREKVDILSKGTTELHQGYADLEQGLGSFRDTFNSMKTAIQGALDAYAQIESSMTRLITNHPELQQEEDAVQIIGITQEAQSDLNKLYTQMDPLMVQYNGALGSFKEANKALAQVNQGLTRVTSGVGQLEGGAGELSAGLVNGASGSKQIAGKTSEVGKGLVQINQGQNQLLTGLNDLQAKMGELKSGLTASTEGLTDVSKGLGDAEEYLGNLGQSDAAKSFYIPEEVLTGEEFQASLDTYMSDDRKTAEISIILTDNPYSKEAMDVVQNLSNQLNTALVGTDLSEAKVALGGVPSQNLDLQKLAGGDLSRTSMIMLIGIGLILLVIIRSFWQSVIIVGSLFLTYYVALGLNELLVVGPLNVDYLSWNVPFFSLIMIVTLGVDYSIFLMMRYREIEGDPVHKITEASRNIGGVVISAAVILGGTFAALIPSGVVTLIEVAISVIIGLVLLSFVMLPILLPALISLLHKLANWGSKSDENK; encoded by the coding sequence ATGAGTAAACTTAGAAACCCCAGAACGCTTTCCTTGATTTTATGGATACTTATTACCGTAGTTTCTGTAATGACGATGCCTGATTTTGGTCAGCTGGTCAAAGAAAAAGGAGAAATTTCAATTCCTGAAACGGCTCAGAGCCAAATTGCAGCTACGATGATGAAAGACATGGATAAGGATAGTGGGAATACCTATTCAATCATCGCTGTATTTAACAGTGGAGAAGGTGCACAGGCATTAACCAAGCAGCAGAAGACGGAAATCGAATCTGTTTTGTCCAACCTGAAAAATCAGGAAAAACAACTGAATATAGAGACGCTCACAACCCATCTGGATGGTGAAGAGCAAGCTGATCGACTTATATCCGAGGACGAAACCACGATTTTAACCCAAATCACAGTCACTAAGGATGAGGATATTCCCCTTTCGGAAGTGGTGAGTCAGTTAAATGAGGCGACAGCCATCTCAGATGTGAATACATATCTGACAGGAGCAGATCTGATTGGTGATGACTTTGGCAAATCGATTGAGGATGGGGTACAGAAAACAGAAATTATCGCGGTTATTTTTATCCTCGTTATTTTGATTATTATTTTCAGATCACCGATCATTCCCGTTATCTCACTGCTTACGGTGGGTATATCATATGTTGTTTCATTAGCGATTGTGGGTCATCTTGTAGACATGTTTAACTTTCCGTTCTCTAACTTTACCCAAGTGTTTATGGTTGTGATTTTGTTTGGGATCGGTACGGATTACAATATTTTGTTATACACCAGATTTAAGGAAGAGTTAAGCAGACAGGGCGGGGATGTACTTCTCGCAACCAAAACGACGTTTAGAACGGCAGGACGTACTGTGTTATATAGTGGTATTGCTGTATTCATCGGATTCCTTGCTCTGATGCTCGCCAAGTTTCAGTTGTACCAGGCAACCTCTTCAGTGGCATTTGCAGTAGCGGTTCTCATTGTCGTCCTGAATACGTTGAATCCATTCTTCATGGTTGTATTAGGCAAAAAGATGTTCTGGCCATCGAGGAAATTTGAAGGTCACGCAGATAGCCGCTTATGGGGATTCTTGTCTCGGAACGCGGCAAGTAGACCTGTTCTTGCAATCATTTTTGTTGCCGTAATCAGCATTCCGTTTTTGTTCAGCTACAGTAACCGGCTTAGTTATAATGATCTGTTTGAGGTCAATAACAATTATACATCCAAACAGGGAATTAATCTGATCATGGATCATTACCCACCAGGTTTCTCTGCCCCAACCACACTGGTTGTACAATCCAAGCAGTCGATGGATAACCAAACGTTTTTAAAAGCACTGGATGATCTGACGGATAAAGTATTCAAAATGGATGGTGTGTCCGTAGTTTATAGCGTTACCCGACCAACCGGAACAAAAATTAAGGAATTGTATATCAATGATCAGGCGGATGAGCTTAATCAAGGTATTGGGAAAGCGAACAATGGATTAGGCACCATCAACGAAGGATTATCTTCTGCTGCAGGCCAATTGCAATCTTCCAATGATCTGAGTGATGTGCAGCAGCTGATTGATGGTACAAGCCAGTTGCAAGAAGGAGTGGCAGCTCTGGGGAAAGCCATGAATCAGGTGACAGTCGGGTTGAACGATGGGAGGAAAGGCGCAGATACATTGAAAAATGGCCTGGCTACCCTCAGAGAAAAAGTAGATATACTATCTAAAGGTACAACTGAGTTGCATCAAGGATATGCTGATCTTGAACAGGGACTAGGTTCGTTCAGAGATACTTTTAATAGTATGAAAACAGCAATTCAGGGTGCACTAGATGCCTACGCTCAAATCGAAAGTAGTATGACAAGACTCATTACGAATCATCCTGAGTTACAGCAGGAAGAAGATGCGGTACAAATCATCGGCATTACCCAGGAGGCTCAAAGTGATCTGAACAAGTTATACACACAGATGGACCCGCTGATGGTGCAGTACAATGGTGCTCTGGGTTCATTCAAGGAAGCGAACAAAGCCCTGGCTCAGGTTAACCAAGGTTTAACTCGGGTGACTTCGGGTGTGGGTCAACTTGAAGGTGGAGCCGGAGAGTTATCTGCAGGTCTGGTTAATGGTGCAAGTGGCAGCAAGCAGATCGCTGGGAAAACGTCTGAAGTTGGAAAAGGACTAGTACAAATTAATCAAGGACAAAATCAGTTATTGACCGGTCTGAACGATTTGCAAGCGAAGATGGGTGAATTGAAATCGGGACTCACCGCAAGTACAGAAGGGCTTACAGATGTTTCCAAAGGTCTTGGGGATGCAGAGGAGTATTTGGGCAATCTGGGACAGTCCGATGCAGCCAAAAGTTTCTATATTCCTGAAGAGGTATTAACAGGAGAGGAGTTCCAAGCATCGCTAGATACTTATATGTCTGATGACCGGAAGACTGCGGAAATATCCATCATTTTAACAGACAATCCTTACTCTAAAGAGGCGATGGATGTTGTCCAAAATCTGAGCAACCAACTGAACACAGCCCTTGTTGGTACGGATTTGAGCGAAGCCAAAGTGGCGCTTGGTGGGGTGCCTTCACAAAATCTTGATCTACAAAAATTAGCTGGAGGTGACCTGAGCAGAACTTCCATGATTATGTTGATTGGGATTGGGCTCATTCTTCTGGTAATCATTCGTTCATTCTGGCAGTCCGTAATCATTGTTGGCTCGTTGTTCCTGACGTATTACGTTGCGCTTGGTCTAAATGAATTGTTAGTAGTGGGGCCGCTTAACGTGGATTATCTGAGTTGGAACGTTCCTTTCTTCAGTCTGATTATGATCGTTACACTTGGCGTGGACTACAGCATTTTCCTCATGATGAGATATCGCGAGATTGAAGGTGATCCGGTTCATAAAATCACGGAGGCTTCCCGCAATATCGGAGGAGTCGTCATCTCTGCCGCTGTTATTTTGGGAGGTACCTTTGCTGCCCTGATTCCTTCCGGTGTAGTTACATTGATTGAAGTTGCTATATCTGTCATCATTGGATTGGTATTACTCAGTTTTGTGATGCTCCCAATCTTGTTACCCGCTTTGATCAGTCTATTGCATAAGTTAGCGAATTGGGGATCTAAATCAGATGAAAATAAATAA
- a CDS encoding biliverdin-producing heme oxygenase, which produces MTASTIMERLKSETAHYHRQVEQNEYAKAIMNQTVSLGEYKKYLEKFYGFLKPLEEQAVQQPFWESTGLDIGIRGKANLLENDLRNLGASEEEIRQVPLCKDLPDISTPARLFGYLYVIEGSTNGGQIMTKRLSQFLPIEADRGLEYFNAYGTETRTRWAEFTELLRQSITGEEDHDIMVHTASETFRLLDQWINTNTDNL; this is translated from the coding sequence ATGACAGCCAGTACCATTATGGAGCGTCTGAAGAGTGAGACAGCTCATTATCACAGACAAGTGGAACAGAACGAGTATGCCAAGGCTATTATGAATCAAACCGTTAGCTTGGGAGAGTATAAGAAATATCTGGAGAAATTTTACGGGTTCCTGAAACCATTGGAAGAACAAGCTGTACAGCAGCCTTTCTGGGAAAGCACGGGACTGGATATCGGGATTAGAGGAAAAGCAAATTTGCTTGAAAATGACCTGCGGAATCTGGGCGCCAGTGAAGAGGAAATCAGACAGGTTCCTTTATGTAAGGATCTTCCTGATATATCGACACCAGCAAGGTTATTCGGTTATTTATATGTCATTGAAGGATCTACGAACGGAGGTCAGATCATGACCAAACGTTTGTCGCAGTTCCTGCCGATTGAAGCAGATCGGGGGTTGGAATATTTTAATGCCTACGGTACGGAAACCAGAACGAGATGGGCAGAGTTCACGGAACTACTGCGTCAATCCATCACGGGGGAAGAAGATCACGACATCATGGTGCACACGGCTTCGGAAACATTCCGATTACTTGATCAATGGATCAATACAAATACGGATAATCTGTAA